The Mugil cephalus isolate CIBA_MC_2020 chromosome 19, CIBA_Mcephalus_1.1, whole genome shotgun sequence genome has a window encoding:
- the plppr1 gene encoding phospholipid phosphatase-related protein type 1 isoform X2 yields MASNNTLRSYSIIPCFIFVELVIMSGTVLLAYYMECTDLFSVHVQGFFCNDAELMKPYPGTDESSFVPPLILYCVVAAAPTAIIFIGEVSMYVMKSTREALLAQEKTIVTGDCCYLNPLIRRIIRFIGVFAFGLFATDIFVNAGQVVTGGLSPYFLSVCKPNYTGTECRFNHQFIVNGNICTGNPVAVENARRSFPSKDASLSVYSAVYLTMYITSTIKTKSSRLAKPVLCLGTLCSAFLTGLNRVSEYRNHCSDVVAGFILGSAIALFLGICVVNNFKGVHSAAAKQKPEEYRGLPLMTFPRVESPLETLSAQQ; encoded by the exons ctCGTCATCATGTCCGGCACAGTGCTGCTGGCCTACTACATGGAGTGCACGGACCTGTTCAGCGTACACGTGCAGGGCTTCTTCTGCAACGACGCCGAGCTGATGAAGCCGTACCCCGGCACTGACGAGTCCAGCTTCGTCCCACCCCTCATCCTGTACTGTGTGGTGGCCGCCGCTCCCACAGCTATA ATTTTCATCGGAGAGGTGTCCATGTACGTGATGAAATCAACGAGGGAAGCTCTCCTGGCCCAGGAGAAAACCATAGTGACAGGAGACTGTTGTTACCTCAACCCCCTTATCCGCCGCATCATTCGCTTCATAG GTGTGTTCGCGTTCGGCCTGTTTGCCACAGACATCTTCGTCAACGCGGGCCAGGTGGTCACCGGAGGCCTCTCAccctacttcctgtctgtgtgcaaGCCCAACTACACCGGCACGGAGTGTCGCTTCAATCACCAGTTCATCGTCAACGGCAACATCTGCACCGGGAACCCCGTCGCTGTGGAGAACGCCCGGAGGTCGTTCCCGTCCAAGGACGCTTCGCTGAGCGTTTATTCTGCCGTTTACCTGACG ATGTACATCACCAGCACCATCAAGACCAAGTCCAGCCGCCTGGCCAAGCCCGTGCTCTGTCTGGGCACGCTCTGTTCGGCCTTCCTCACCGGCCTCAACCGAGTCTCGGAGTATCGAAACCACTGCTCAGATGTAGTGGCTGGATTTATACTGGGCTCAGCCATCGCGTTGTTTCTG GGTATATGTGTTGTGAACAACTTTAAAGGTGTCCACAGCGCGGCGGCTAAACAGAAACCCGAGGAGTACCGCGGGCTGCCTCTGATGACCTTCCCCCGCGTAGAGAGCCCACTGGAGACCCTCAGCGCACAG CAATGA
- the plppr1 gene encoding phospholipid phosphatase-related protein type 1 isoform X1, with product MASNNTLRSYSIIPCFIFVELVIMSGTVLLAYYMECTDLFSVHVQGFFCNDAELMKPYPGTDESSFVPPLILYCVVAAAPTAIIFIGEVSMYVMKSTREALLAQEKTIVTGDCCYLNPLIRRIIRFIGVFAFGLFATDIFVNAGQVVTGGLSPYFLSVCKPNYTGTECRFNHQFIVNGNICTGNPVAVENARRSFPSKDASLSVYSAVYLTMYITSTIKTKSSRLAKPVLCLGTLCSAFLTGLNRVSEYRNHCSDVVAGFILGSAIALFLGICVVNNFKGVHSAAAKQKPEEYRGLPLMTFPRVESPLETLSAQNHSASMTEVT from the exons ctCGTCATCATGTCCGGCACAGTGCTGCTGGCCTACTACATGGAGTGCACGGACCTGTTCAGCGTACACGTGCAGGGCTTCTTCTGCAACGACGCCGAGCTGATGAAGCCGTACCCCGGCACTGACGAGTCCAGCTTCGTCCCACCCCTCATCCTGTACTGTGTGGTGGCCGCCGCTCCCACAGCTATA ATTTTCATCGGAGAGGTGTCCATGTACGTGATGAAATCAACGAGGGAAGCTCTCCTGGCCCAGGAGAAAACCATAGTGACAGGAGACTGTTGTTACCTCAACCCCCTTATCCGCCGCATCATTCGCTTCATAG GTGTGTTCGCGTTCGGCCTGTTTGCCACAGACATCTTCGTCAACGCGGGCCAGGTGGTCACCGGAGGCCTCTCAccctacttcctgtctgtgtgcaaGCCCAACTACACCGGCACGGAGTGTCGCTTCAATCACCAGTTCATCGTCAACGGCAACATCTGCACCGGGAACCCCGTCGCTGTGGAGAACGCCCGGAGGTCGTTCCCGTCCAAGGACGCTTCGCTGAGCGTTTATTCTGCCGTTTACCTGACG ATGTACATCACCAGCACCATCAAGACCAAGTCCAGCCGCCTGGCCAAGCCCGTGCTCTGTCTGGGCACGCTCTGTTCGGCCTTCCTCACCGGCCTCAACCGAGTCTCGGAGTATCGAAACCACTGCTCAGATGTAGTGGCTGGATTTATACTGGGCTCAGCCATCGCGTTGTTTCTG GGTATATGTGTTGTGAACAACTTTAAAGGTGTCCACAGCGCGGCGGCTAAACAGAAACCCGAGGAGTACCGCGGGCTGCCTCTGATGACCTTCCCCCGCGTAGAGAGCCCACTGGAGACCCTCAGCGCACAG AACCACTCGGCGTCGATGACGGAGGTCACATGA